The following are encoded in a window of Lagenorhynchus albirostris chromosome 3, mLagAlb1.1, whole genome shotgun sequence genomic DNA:
- the IZUMO4 gene encoding izumo sperm-egg fusion protein 4 isoform X1 produces MALLLCLALTAALARGCLHCHGNFSEKFSFYRHHVNLKSWWVGDIPVSGSLLTDWSQDTMKELHLAIPAEITWEKLNQVANVVYQRMDQLYQGKLYFPGYFPNELRAIFREQVHLIQKAIIESRIDCQRHCGCGRLWCVTGIFQYETISCTNCTNSHVVCFGYSCESSAEWKAAVQGLLQHINNWSK; encoded by the exons aTGGCGCTGCTGCTGTGCCTGGCCCTGACAGCGGCGCTGGCCCGCGGCTGCTTGCACTGCCACGGCAACTTCTCGGAGAAGTTCTCCTTCTACCGCCATCACGTGAACCTCAAGTCCTGGTGGGTGGGCGACATCCCCGTGTCGGGCTCGCTGCTCACTGACTGGAGCCAGGACACAATGAAGGAGCTGCACCTGGCCATCCCCGCGGAGATCA CCTGGGAGAAGCTGAACCAAGTGGCGAACGTCGTGTACCAGAGAATGGATCAACTGTACCAGGGGAAGCTGTATTTCCCTG GGTATTTTCCCAACGAGCTGCGAGCTATCTTCCGGGAGCAGGTGCACCTCATCCAGAAAGCCATCATCGAAA GCCGCATCGACTGTCAGCGTCACTGCG GGTGCGGCCGCCTCTGGTGTGTTACAGGCATCTTCCAGTACGAGACCATCTCCTGCACCAACTGCACGAACTCACACGTCGTCTGCTTTGGCTACAGCTGCGA GTCGTCGGCAGAGTGGAAGGCAGCAGTGCAGGGCCTCCTCCAGCACAT AAATAACTGGAGCAAGTAA
- the IZUMO4 gene encoding izumo sperm-egg fusion protein 4 isoform X2: MALLLCLALTAALARGCLHCHGNFSEKFSFYRHHVNLKSWWVGDIPVSGSLLTDWSQDTMKELHLAIPAEITWEKLNQVANVVYQRMDQLYQGKLYFPGYFPNELRAIFREQVHLIQKAIIESRIDCQRHCGIFQYETISCTNCTNSHVVCFGYSCESSAEWKAAVQGLLQHINNWSKQNTNTSLISPSFRCLESSHLANLTLENASKCLIQH; the protein is encoded by the exons aTGGCGCTGCTGCTGTGCCTGGCCCTGACAGCGGCGCTGGCCCGCGGCTGCTTGCACTGCCACGGCAACTTCTCGGAGAAGTTCTCCTTCTACCGCCATCACGTGAACCTCAAGTCCTGGTGGGTGGGCGACATCCCCGTGTCGGGCTCGCTGCTCACTGACTGGAGCCAGGACACAATGAAGGAGCTGCACCTGGCCATCCCCGCGGAGATCA CCTGGGAGAAGCTGAACCAAGTGGCGAACGTCGTGTACCAGAGAATGGATCAACTGTACCAGGGGAAGCTGTATTTCCCTG GGTATTTTCCCAACGAGCTGCGAGCTATCTTCCGGGAGCAGGTGCACCTCATCCAGAAAGCCATCATCGAAA GCCGCATCGACTGTCAGCGTCACTGCG GCATCTTCCAGTACGAGACCATCTCCTGCACCAACTGCACGAACTCACACGTCGTCTGCTTTGGCTACAGCTGCGA GTCGTCGGCAGAGTGGAAGGCAGCAGTGCAGGGCCTCCTCCAGCACAT AAATAACTGGAGCAA ACAGAACACCAACACAAG CTTGATATCACCAAGCTTCAGGTGTCTGGAGTCCTCGCACCTGGCCAACCTGACTCTGGAAAACGCCTCCAAGTGCCTGATACAGCACTGA